The following are from one region of the Chloroflexota bacterium genome:
- the argH gene encoding argininosuccinate lyase, with the protein MSSSRRFPDPVYADTILAPQFAASQLWLFVPMLDASEAHLLMLNATGLMPAAQTAKVWAALQALKQAGAAAFAYDPRVEDLFFQMEARIVEHAGEEAGGNLHLARSRNDLDAAMARLALRGMLLEVHRLLEALRATLLRRIDEHAETLMPGHTHTQPAQPTTLGHFLAATAEALERDTVRVQAAWARTNRGPLGAAALTTTGFPIDRTLTAQLLGFDDVVINSYDAIGGVDYALEGLAAITTCALGLARLIHELLLWATREYGTLRIDDSFIQISSIMPQKRNPVVLEHLRARVAWVLGSAGTAQSLVQAAAFGDTVDVEDELYEPLFRTFEHGIAFLRLADSALATCQFDKERLAARATEGFTTATEIADTLVRHVGLSFRQAHKVASTVVRKAGGEPGGVTTALVSEAATEALGADLGSTVNLSAEQLAAALDPWAFVRARTIPGGPAPETVRAHAAQMQATLARDVAWRKAREGQVAAAVAERGRRAAALG; encoded by the coding sequence ATGAGTAGCTCGCGTCGCTTTCCAGACCCTGTCTACGCCGACACGATCCTCGCGCCGCAGTTTGCCGCGTCGCAGCTGTGGCTCTTCGTCCCGATGCTGGACGCCAGCGAAGCCCACCTGTTGATGCTCAACGCCACCGGCCTGATGCCGGCCGCGCAGACGGCGAAGGTCTGGGCGGCCCTCCAGGCGCTCAAGCAGGCCGGAGCCGCCGCCTTCGCCTACGATCCGCGGGTCGAAGACCTCTTCTTCCAGATGGAGGCGCGGATCGTCGAGCACGCGGGCGAGGAGGCCGGCGGCAACCTCCACCTCGCCCGCAGCCGCAACGACCTCGACGCCGCGATGGCCCGCCTGGCGCTGCGCGGGATGCTGCTCGAAGTCCACCGTCTGCTCGAAGCCCTGCGGGCCACCCTGCTGCGCCGCATCGACGAGCACGCCGAGACGCTGATGCCCGGTCACACCCACACCCAGCCGGCCCAGCCGACCACCCTCGGGCACTTTCTGGCGGCCACCGCCGAAGCCCTTGAGCGCGACACCGTCCGGGTCCAGGCCGCCTGGGCGCGGACGAATCGCGGACCGCTGGGCGCTGCCGCCCTGACCACGACCGGCTTCCCCATCGACCGTACGCTGACGGCGCAGCTGCTGGGATTTGACGACGTCGTCATCAACAGCTACGACGCCATCGGCGGGGTGGACTACGCGCTGGAGGGGCTGGCGGCCATCACCACCTGTGCGCTGGGCCTCGCGCGGCTGATCCACGAGCTGTTGCTCTGGGCCACCCGCGAGTACGGCACCCTCCGCATCGACGACAGCTTCATCCAGATCAGCAGCATCATGCCGCAGAAGCGGAATCCCGTGGTGCTGGAGCATCTGCGGGCGCGCGTGGCCTGGGTGCTGGGAAGCGCAGGGACGGCGCAGTCACTGGTGCAGGCGGCGGCCTTCGGGGACACCGTGGACGTGGAAGACGAGCTGTACGAGCCGCTGTTCCGGACCTTCGAGCACGGCATCGCGTTCCTGCGGCTGGCCGACTCGGCCCTGGCGACCTGCCAGTTCGACAAGGAGAGGCTTGCCGCCAGGGCCACCGAGGGCTTCACGACAGCCACCGAGATCGCGGATACGCTGGTGCGGCATGTCGGGTTGTCGTTTCGGCAGGCGCACAAGGTGGCGTCCACCGTGGTGCGGAAGGCCGGCGGCGAGCCGGGCGGCGTGACGACGGCGCTCGTGTCCGAGGCGGCCACAGAGGCGCTCGGAGCCGATCTCGGCTCGACCGTCAACCTGTCGGCTGAGCAGCTTGCGGCGGCGCTCGATCCGTGGGCGTTCGTGCGGGCGCGAACCATCCCCGGCGGCCCGGCCCCGGAGACGGTTCGCGCCCACGCCGCCCAGATGCAGGCCACACTGGCGCGTGACGTCGCGTGGCGGAAAGCTCGCGAAGGGCAGGTTGCCGCCGCCGTCGCCGAACGGGGACGACGGGCCGCCGCGCTCGGGTAA
- a CDS encoding DMT family transporter translates to MPSSAASAPPPVLTARSLLMVNLAVALFGLAGVLGQLTGLPSPLVTLGRALSGALALLLFGLWRGADLRLPGWVLLLLGGQGLLLAVHWTAFFQSIAVAGVAVGLLTFATFPLFTAPLEWLLLRSHPDRLQLGGALGIVLGVWVLVPDPSLQDASTRGVAWGLIGAATFALLAVLNRWTQRLASSLTASLYQNGVAALVLLPLLAAAPVESLLQPRTLGLLLVLGVGCTAVAHTLFIAGLRRMTAQLASLLAGLEPVWGILLAVLMLDEWPTSRALLGGTIIVASTMLPVALAYWRPARAAP, encoded by the coding sequence TTGCCATCATCTGCCGCCTCCGCGCCGCCACCTGTCCTGACCGCCCGCAGCCTGCTGATGGTCAACCTGGCGGTCGCCCTGTTCGGGCTGGCCGGCGTCCTGGGGCAGTTGACGGGGCTGCCGTCGCCGCTGGTGACGTTGGGGCGAGCGCTCTCGGGTGCGCTGGCCCTGCTGCTGTTCGGTCTCTGGCGCGGGGCCGATCTGCGATTGCCCGGCTGGGTCCTCCTGCTGCTCGGCGGGCAGGGGCTGCTCCTGGCCGTCCACTGGACCGCGTTCTTTCAGTCCATCGCCGTGGCGGGCGTCGCCGTCGGCCTGCTGACGTTCGCGACGTTCCCGCTGTTTACCGCGCCGCTGGAGTGGCTGCTGCTGCGTTCGCATCCGGACCGGCTCCAGCTTGGCGGTGCGCTCGGCATCGTCCTGGGGGTCTGGGTGCTGGTCCCGGACCCCTCATTGCAGGACGCATCCACCCGGGGCGTCGCCTGGGGGCTGATCGGCGCGGCGACCTTCGCGCTGCTGGCGGTGCTGAATCGGTGGACGCAGCGGCTGGCCTCCAGCCTGACGGCGAGCCTCTATCAGAACGGCGTGGCGGCGCTGGTGCTGCTGCCGCTGCTGGCCGCTGCGCCGGTGGAGTCGCTGCTCCAGCCGCGCACGCTGGGGTTGCTGCTGGTGCTGGGAGTCGGGTGTACGGCGGTCGCGCATACGCTGTTCATCGCCGGTCTGCGCCGGATGACAGCCCAGCTCGCGAGCCTGCTGGCCGGGCTGGAGCCGGTCTGGGGCATCCTGCTGGCGGTGCTGATGCTGGACGAGTGGCCGACGAGCCGGGCGCTGCTCGGCGGCACGATCATCGTCGCCTCGACGATGCTCCCGGTCGCCCTGGCGTACTGGCGGCCGGCTCGCGCTGCCCCCTGA
- a CDS encoding TIGR03667 family PPOX class F420-dependent oxidoreductase gives MQIDTTTEFGQRVARRLNDEVIGWLTTVDASGTPQPRPVWFLWDGEALLIYSQDNQAKLRHLAANPKASINLHGDEHGGDIVVLLGEAAVDPAAPPSNAVPAYQAKYGRQIVEGLKMTPESFAADYPVAIRFRPTRLRGF, from the coding sequence ATGCAGATCGACACGACGACCGAGTTCGGGCAGCGGGTGGCGCGCCGACTCAACGACGAGGTGATCGGCTGGCTGACGACCGTCGACGCCAGCGGGACGCCCCAGCCACGACCGGTCTGGTTTCTGTGGGACGGCGAGGCGCTGTTGATCTACAGCCAGGACAACCAGGCGAAGCTGCGACATCTCGCTGCCAACCCGAAGGCGAGCATCAACCTGCACGGCGACGAGCACGGCGGCGACATCGTCGTGCTGCTCGGCGAGGCGGCGGTCGATCCCGCGGCACCGCCGTCGAATGCCGTGCCCGCCTATCAGGCCAAGTACGGACGCCAGATCGTCGAGGGGCTGAAGATGACGCCGGAGAGCTTCGCCGCCGACTACCCGGTGGCGATTCGGTTCCGGCCGACGCGGCTGCGGGGCTTCTGA
- a CDS encoding PAS domain S-box protein, whose amino-acid sequence MPGDRAQSGVAEQPSPFELIQQKAAALEAVVESLGDGLLVVSDAGEIVEANAAAVRLLGCREKGDLRGPLTDVLARLTRPNGAAFSVDDLGFWRTIRQGHVERATCLLRSQFGGPCSIETVTGVVRADDGTVLGASIVARDVSAQWRRERDLLLIASVADGLVSATDVPGALGGLADRVVQDLADWCAIFHVDGPLDTPTESLRLGAMRHRDGRRIPGLGDLLARAKVRVSDGFVGAAMRAGSPLLLPDLTREAVLRYAGQGVEAQLASRLELRSLVVAPLRGADGPIGAICIGWTDGRHRADEQDALLLGELARRTAMTLEQTHFQQSIEQNLLRLDRALQRLEQVLDSMGAGLMVFGGDGRAALINATARGMIGLTDDGLGLSLPELMAGSEEHLEDTRQLDDLLAQTDDPSFEARGELRLHAPSPIDVEWIASPVRDDEGQLLGQVIVWLDVTHIRAAERVKDDLAGDLSDALRSPLQAISTNAVSALRRGRRTGGDGTLLHSLEVILRNARQVSMHVNDLVDAARFDATNLSLDLADVDVRAVIEQAVDEARAMTTVHRFRLDVPPAVPTPRWDQHRVRQAILHILTNAIKYSPDGGQVTIKVRAQVEGVIVSIRDRGLGIPPEEQERVFARFYRLSGDAVRRKIRGNGLGLYLVRGVVEAHEGTIWLDSTGLPGEGTTVNLLLPWQPGQQQPG is encoded by the coding sequence ATGCCTGGAGATCGCGCGCAGAGCGGAGTCGCGGAGCAGCCGTCTCCGTTCGAGTTGATTCAGCAGAAGGCCGCGGCGCTCGAGGCGGTGGTTGAGTCCCTCGGCGACGGCCTGCTGGTCGTCAGCGACGCGGGCGAAATCGTTGAAGCAAACGCCGCGGCGGTGCGTCTGCTGGGATGCCGCGAGAAGGGCGACCTGCGTGGGCCGCTGACCGACGTGTTGGCTCGCCTGACGCGGCCGAACGGCGCGGCGTTCAGCGTGGACGATCTCGGCTTCTGGCGCACGATCCGCCAGGGGCACGTCGAGCGGGCCACCTGCCTGCTCCGCTCCCAGTTTGGCGGCCCGTGCTCCATCGAGACCGTCACGGGCGTGGTCCGCGCCGACGATGGAACGGTCCTTGGCGCGTCCATCGTCGCACGGGACGTGAGCGCCCAGTGGCGGCGCGAGCGCGATCTGCTGCTGATCGCGTCGGTCGCAGACGGGCTGGTCTCGGCCACGGACGTGCCGGGCGCGCTCGGCGGGCTGGCCGACCGGGTGGTGCAGGATCTGGCGGACTGGTGCGCCATCTTCCACGTCGATGGGCCGCTGGACACGCCGACGGAGTCGCTGCGGCTTGGCGCGATGCGTCACCGTGACGGTCGGCGCATCCCTGGCCTGGGCGACCTCCTCGCCCGGGCAAAGGTCCGTGTCAGCGATGGGTTCGTGGGCGCGGCGATGCGCGCTGGCTCGCCGCTGCTGCTGCCCGACCTGACCAGGGAGGCGGTCCTGCGGTACGCTGGCCAGGGCGTCGAGGCCCAGCTCGCCAGCCGCCTGGAGCTGCGCTCGCTGGTGGTGGCCCCGTTGCGCGGAGCGGACGGTCCGATTGGCGCGATCTGTATCGGTTGGACCGATGGCCGCCACCGCGCCGACGAGCAGGACGCCCTGTTGCTGGGTGAGCTTGCGCGCCGCACGGCCATGACGTTGGAGCAAACGCACTTCCAGCAGTCGATCGAGCAGAACCTTCTGCGGCTCGATCGCGCCCTTCAGCGGCTCGAGCAGGTGCTCGACTCGATGGGGGCCGGGCTGATGGTGTTCGGTGGCGACGGACGTGCGGCGCTGATCAACGCGACGGCGCGCGGCATGATCGGGCTGACCGACGACGGGCTTGGCCTGTCGCTGCCCGAGCTGATGGCGGGGAGCGAGGAGCACCTGGAAGATACGCGCCAGCTCGACGATCTCCTCGCGCAGACCGACGATCCGTCGTTCGAGGCGCGTGGGGAGCTGCGGCTCCACGCGCCGTCGCCCATCGACGTCGAATGGATCGCCTCGCCGGTGCGCGACGACGAGGGCCAGCTACTCGGGCAGGTGATCGTCTGGCTGGACGTGACGCACATCCGGGCGGCGGAGCGGGTCAAGGATGACCTGGCCGGCGACCTCAGCGACGCGCTGCGCTCACCGTTGCAGGCGATCTCGACCAACGCCGTCTCGGCGCTCCGACGGGGCCGGCGCACCGGCGGCGATGGAACGCTCCTGCACAGCCTTGAGGTGATCCTCCGCAACGCGCGGCAGGTCTCCATGCACGTCAACGATCTGGTTGACGCCGCCCGCTTCGACGCCACGAACCTCAGCCTCGACCTCGCGGATGTCGATGTGCGGGCCGTCATCGAGCAGGCGGTGGACGAGGCCCGCGCGATGACGACCGTCCATCGGTTCCGCCTGGACGTGCCGCCGGCGGTCCCGACGCCGCGCTGGGATCAGCACCGCGTGCGGCAGGCGATCCTCCACATCCTGACGAACGCCATCAAGTACTCGCCTGACGGCGGTCAGGTGACGATCAAGGTGCGAGCGCAGGTGGAAGGCGTGATCGTCAGTATCCGCGACCGTGGACTCGGCATCCCGCCGGAGGAGCAAGAGCGGGTGTTCGCGCGGTTCTACCGCCTCTCGGGAGATGCCGTGCGGCGCAAGATCCGTGGCAACGGACTGGGGCTGTACCTCGTGCGGGGCGTCGTCGAGGCGCACGAGGGCACGATCTGGCTGGACTCGACCGGCCTGCCCGGAGAGGGCACCACGGTCAACCTGCTGCTGCCCTGGCAGCCCGGACAGCAGCAACCCGGCTGA
- a CDS encoding carbohydrate ABC transporter permease — translation MNAVAHQVSSHGVGVDRSSPVKRIFTFWVPLMAFIVLTLFPFYWMFIASLKPNNELYNLRIFPFWVFNPTLDHYKYLFTNTMYFRWLMNTLFIAAVSTAISLVFGILAGYALARLRFKAAGFLGVAIFVSYLVPQTLLFIPMFDVIKSLNIGDTYWALILTYPTFLIPFCTALLMGYFKSIPRELEESALIDGSGRIRALIEIVLPLAMPGILSAGIFAFTLSWNEFIYALVFITTTPMKTLPVGVVSELIRGDVFFWGSLMAGALLGSVPVALIYSFFVEYYVAGLTAGAVKG, via the coding sequence ATGAACGCGGTCGCGCATCAGGTCAGCTCGCACGGCGTTGGGGTGGACCGGTCCAGCCCGGTCAAGCGGATCTTCACCTTCTGGGTTCCGCTGATGGCCTTCATCGTTCTGACGTTGTTCCCCTTCTACTGGATGTTCATCGCGTCCCTGAAGCCGAACAACGAGCTGTACAACCTGCGGATCTTCCCGTTCTGGGTCTTCAACCCGACCCTCGACCACTACAAGTACCTGTTCACGAACACCATGTACTTCCGCTGGCTGATGAACACCTTGTTCATCGCGGCGGTGTCCACGGCGATCTCACTGGTCTTCGGGATTCTGGCCGGCTACGCCCTGGCGCGGCTGCGCTTCAAGGCGGCCGGGTTCCTGGGCGTGGCGATCTTCGTCAGCTACCTGGTGCCCCAGACGCTGCTCTTCATCCCGATGTTCGACGTGATCAAATCGCTGAACATCGGCGATACCTACTGGGCGCTGATCCTGACCTACCCGACCTTCCTGATCCCGTTCTGCACGGCGCTCCTGATGGGATACTTCAAGAGCATCCCGCGCGAGTTGGAGGAGAGCGCGCTGATCGACGGCTCGGGGCGCATCCGCGCGCTGATCGAGATCGTGCTGCCGCTGGCGATGCCGGGCATCCTCTCGGCCGGCATCTTCGCTTTCACGCTCTCGTGGAACGAGTTCATCTACGCGCTGGTCTTCATCACGACCACCCCGATGAAGACGCTGCCGGTCGGCGTGGTCAGCGAGCTGATCCGCGGGGACGTGTTCTTCTGGGGGTCGCTGATGGCCGGGGCGCTGCTCGGGTCGGTGCCGGTCGCGCTGATCTACTCGTTCTTCGTCGAGTACTACGTGGCCGGGCTGACGGCCGGGGCGGTGAAGGGCTGA
- a CDS encoding sulfite exporter TauE/SafE family protein has translation MISLYDLFFLVLGLIGGTLSGLLGIGGGLVIVPLLLYAPQWLGFGEIGIRTASAIAVVQVTAATLSGALAHRRRGAVNMRLAITMSSASAGGALLGGVVSAYVPPDLLLLATACLATAAALLMFLPARTEDLDPNAPLTYNVVVVLTAGLLIGLVIGMNGAGAFLMMPTLIYLVGLPTRTALGTVLAVGFPTSLAAAVGKVATGQVPFWLATLVVVGAILGAQGGSWLSARTSARVLRWLYGALVSVIAAGLWYDIVTVR, from the coding sequence GTGATCTCCCTCTACGATCTGTTCTTTCTGGTGCTTGGCCTGATCGGCGGGACGCTGAGCGGGCTGCTTGGGATTGGCGGCGGCCTCGTCATCGTGCCGCTGTTGTTGTACGCCCCGCAGTGGCTGGGCTTCGGCGAGATCGGCATCCGGACGGCCAGCGCCATCGCCGTGGTCCAGGTGACGGCAGCCACCCTTTCGGGCGCGCTGGCGCATCGCCGGCGTGGCGCCGTGAACATGCGCCTGGCCATCACGATGAGCAGCGCGAGCGCGGGCGGCGCGCTGCTGGGCGGCGTCGTCTCGGCGTACGTGCCACCCGACCTGCTGCTCCTGGCGACCGCTTGCCTCGCGACGGCGGCGGCCTTGCTGATGTTCCTGCCGGCCCGCACCGAAGACCTCGACCCGAACGCACCGCTCACCTACAACGTGGTGGTGGTGCTGACGGCCGGGCTGCTCATCGGGCTGGTCATCGGGATGAACGGCGCGGGCGCGTTTCTGATGATGCCCACGCTGATCTACCTCGTCGGCCTGCCGACGCGGACGGCGCTGGGGACGGTCCTGGCCGTCGGCTTCCCGACCTCGCTGGCGGCCGCCGTGGGGAAGGTCGCCACGGGGCAGGTGCCGTTCTGGCTGGCGACGCTGGTGGTGGTCGGCGCGATCCTCGGGGCGCAGGGCGGCAGCTGGCTGAGCGCCCGCACATCCGCGCGTGTCCTGCGCTGGCTCTACGGAGCGCTCGTCTCGGTCATCGCGGCCGGCCTCTGGTACGACATCGTCACGGTCCGTTGA
- a CDS encoding TIGR03619 family F420-dependent LLM class oxidoreductase: MPFPRVGVGLPIVGPHASPEAIVKVATAAERLGFHSVSNAERLLLPTPDGWSNPYGLPEYASYDSLEVLTWVAAHTTRIRLGTSILISLFQPPVVLARRLATLDHLSSSRVDVGIAAGWMPEEYAATGVPVAERGRRFEDHLAALRACWGPNPVLHEGPFYPIPRSRIGPKPRNGPLPVFIGGVTKPAIARAARLGDGVVVAHRDWDSTLEHIGWYHEAGGAGPIVLRAGPMLADAQHETPPTAWTEPSVVDDLQRAAEAGVAEVIWDLNIVGRHPDAQIAAFEALAARLSSPVAPA; this comes from the coding sequence ATGCCATTCCCGCGCGTCGGCGTCGGCCTGCCCATCGTCGGGCCGCACGCCAGCCCTGAGGCCATCGTCAAGGTTGCGACGGCCGCCGAGCGTCTCGGCTTCCACAGCGTCTCGAACGCCGAGCGCCTGCTGCTCCCGACCCCGGACGGCTGGAGCAACCCCTACGGCCTCCCGGAGTATGCGTCCTACGATTCCCTCGAAGTGCTGACCTGGGTCGCCGCCCACACGACGCGCATCCGGCTCGGCACCAGCATCCTGATCTCGCTGTTCCAGCCGCCCGTGGTGCTGGCACGGCGGCTCGCCACCCTCGACCACCTGTCCAGCAGCCGGGTTGATGTCGGCATCGCGGCGGGCTGGATGCCGGAGGAGTACGCGGCGACGGGCGTGCCAGTCGCCGAGCGTGGCCGTCGTTTCGAGGATCACCTGGCGGCACTGCGGGCGTGCTGGGGTCCAAACCCAGTCCTGCACGAGGGGCCGTTCTACCCGATCCCCAGGTCGAGAATCGGGCCGAAGCCCCGGAACGGCCCGCTACCGGTCTTCATCGGCGGCGTCACGAAGCCGGCCATCGCGCGGGCCGCCCGCCTCGGCGACGGCGTGGTGGTCGCCCACCGCGATTGGGACAGCACCCTGGAGCACATCGGCTGGTACCACGAGGCCGGCGGCGCCGGTCCGATCGTCCTGCGGGCCGGCCCGATGCTCGCCGACGCCCAGCACGAGACGCCGCCCACAGCCTGGACCGAGCCGTCTGTCGTGGACGACTTGCAGCGCGCCGCCGAGGCTGGCGTCGCGGAGGTCATCTGGGATCTCAATATCGTCGGCCGGCATCCCGACGCGCAGATCGCCGCGTTCGAAGCGCTGGCCGCCCGCCTTTCGTCACCCGTTGCACCCGCCTGA
- a CDS encoding SRPBCC family protein: MTARTVTHATFVIERTYPASPARVFSAFADPTLKFQWFGGPAEWDRDEPELDFRVGGRETSRGGPKGGPVHAFDARYYDIVPNERIVFAYDLHLDETRISVSLATVDLKPVGKGTKLTFTEQGAFLDGWDHPEEREHGTGLLLNALGAFLERQPVSA; encoded by the coding sequence ATGACCGCGCGCACCGTCACGCATGCCACGTTCGTCATCGAGCGGACCTACCCGGCCTCGCCGGCCCGGGTCTTCTCGGCGTTCGCGGACCCAACCCTCAAGTTCCAATGGTTCGGGGGGCCGGCGGAATGGGACCGGGATGAGCCGGAGCTGGACTTCCGGGTGGGCGGACGCGAGACCAGCCGGGGCGGCCCGAAGGGCGGCCCGGTCCACGCCTTCGACGCCCGCTACTACGACATCGTCCCCAACGAGCGGATCGTCTTCGCCTACGACCTGCACCTGGACGAGACCAGGATCTCGGTCTCGCTGGCCACCGTCGATCTGAAGCCCGTCGGCAAGGGCACGAAGCTGACGTTCACGGAGCAGGGCGCGTTCCTGGATGGCTGGGACCACCCGGAGGAGCGCGAGCACGGCACTGGCCTGCTGCTGAACGCCCTCGGCGCGTTCCTGGAGCGCCAGCCTGTCTCCGCCTGA
- a CDS encoding helix-turn-helix transcriptional regulator, whose translation MLNYQGSLDGVFQALADPTRRAMVERLSRGPASVSQLAAPLPVSLPAVMQHLQILEASGLVTSAKVGRVRTCRLETAALSMVEQWIDERRRSWEQRFDRLGQLLARLPPEESDSGSTP comes from the coding sequence ATGCTTAACTATCAGGGGTCGCTCGACGGCGTCTTCCAGGCTCTGGCGGATCCCACCCGCCGCGCGATGGTCGAGCGGCTCAGCCGGGGGCCGGCCTCCGTCAGCCAACTGGCCGCGCCCCTGCCGGTCTCGTTGCCGGCCGTCATGCAGCACCTCCAGATCCTCGAAGCCAGCGGCCTTGTCACCTCGGCGAAGGTCGGGCGGGTCCGCACCTGCCGGCTGGAGACGGCGGCGCTCTCGATGGTCGAGCAATGGATCGACGAGCGACGGCGCAGCTGGGAGCAGCGCTTCGACCGGCTGGGCCAGTTGCTCGCGCGGCTGCCGCCAGAAGAATCAGACTCCGGGAGTACACCATGA
- a CDS encoding sugar ABC transporter permease, with product MSTQVTRRVAVQRQVPSRFGDLLEREGSLGLILMAPAIIILAVFIAYPFFLGIWYSLSDAKIGVPGKFVGLDNFIVNAQNGIFQQTLKNTFVYTAITTVWKLVLGMALALLMNQHFRFKNLVRAGLLLPWIIPTALSTLAWLWIFDSTYGIISWMLRNMGLIQRNIPFLGDPTLAMGSVIAVNIWRGTPFFAISLLAGLQTISQDLYEAAAIDGAGAWARFKHVTLPLIMPVLTIVTLFSIIWTFADFQLVYVLTRGGPTNSTHLLATLAYQIGMSAGELSMGAAISLWMFPFMAALVVVTLWYQRREQGL from the coding sequence ATGAGCACCCAGGTCACGAGACGCGTGGCGGTCCAGCGGCAAGTGCCGAGCCGTTTCGGCGATCTCCTCGAGCGTGAGGGCAGCCTCGGGCTGATCCTGATGGCGCCGGCCATCATCATCCTCGCCGTCTTCATCGCCTATCCGTTCTTCCTGGGGATCTGGTACAGCCTCTCCGACGCGAAGATCGGCGTCCCAGGGAAGTTCGTGGGCCTGGACAACTTCATCGTCAACGCCCAGAATGGCATCTTCCAGCAGACGCTGAAGAACACGTTCGTCTACACCGCCATCACCACCGTCTGGAAACTGGTGCTGGGCATGGCCCTGGCCCTGCTGATGAACCAGCATTTCCGCTTCAAGAACCTGGTCCGGGCCGGCCTGCTGCTGCCCTGGATCATCCCCACGGCCCTCTCGACACTGGCCTGGCTCTGGATCTTCGACTCGACCTACGGGATCATCTCCTGGATGCTCCGCAACATGGGGCTGATCCAGCGCAACATTCCCTTCCTGGGTGACCCGACCCTCGCGATGGGGTCGGTGATCGCCGTCAACATCTGGCGCGGGACGCCGTTCTTCGCGATCTCGCTGCTGGCCGGCCTGCAGACGATCTCGCAGGATCTCTACGAGGCGGCGGCCATCGACGGCGCGGGCGCCTGGGCCCGCTTCAAACACGTCACCCTGCCGCTGATCATGCCGGTGCTGACCATCGTCACGCTGTTCTCGATCATCTGGACGTTCGCGGACTTCCAGCTGGTCTACGTCCTGACGCGCGGCGGCCCGACCAACAGCACCCACCTGCTGGCCACGCTGGCGTACCAGATCGGGATGTCGGCGGGCGAGCTGAGTATGGGCGCGGCGATCTCGTTGTGGATGTTCCCGTTCATGGCGGCGCTGGTCGTCGTGACGCTGTGGTACCAGCGGCGGGAGCAGGGGCTATGA
- a CDS encoding M20/M25/M40 family metallo-hydrolase has product MAAANEERVTRAFLDLVRIDSPSFKEQAICRRLAADLEALGLPVENDGSGHDGVGNLIARLDGGAGLPIALSAHFDTVQPGEGIEPVIENGIVRSAGDTILGSDDKAGIAAILEALLVLREAGLPHPPLEIILTWGEERAHLGAAAVDVSKLRSKVCFVPDAEGEIGTIVAAAPSYESIHAEFRGVAAHAGMKPEEGRSAILAAARAIARTPLGRLDAETTCNVGLIGGGSVRNAVPALATVDAEARSLDDGKLDRVLSDLREHWESAAAEVGCSVDITTKREYRAYRLTEDDFRMTLARQGAQLAGVPFQAIATGGGSDANTFSELGLPSACLSAAMRKPHTRDEHVATADLKRLADYLLGIIAAAGRVPG; this is encoded by the coding sequence ATGGCTGCCGCCAACGAGGAGCGCGTCACCCGAGCGTTTCTGGATCTGGTGCGGATCGACTCGCCGTCGTTCAAGGAGCAGGCGATCTGCCGCCGGCTCGCGGCCGACCTGGAAGCGCTCGGGCTGCCCGTCGAGAACGACGGGTCCGGCCATGACGGCGTCGGAAACCTGATCGCGCGGCTGGACGGCGGGGCCGGGCTGCCCATCGCCCTGTCGGCGCACTTCGACACCGTCCAGCCCGGCGAAGGCATCGAGCCGGTCATCGAGAACGGCATCGTGCGGAGCGCCGGCGACACCATCCTCGGCTCGGACGACAAGGCCGGCATCGCGGCGATCCTCGAAGCGCTGCTGGTGCTGCGCGAGGCCGGGCTGCCCCATCCGCCCCTCGAGATCATCCTGACCTGGGGTGAGGAGCGCGCGCACCTCGGCGCGGCAGCCGTGGACGTCAGCAAGCTGCGCTCGAAGGTCTGCTTCGTGCCCGACGCCGAGGGCGAGATCGGCACGATCGTCGCCGCCGCCCCCAGCTACGAGAGCATCCACGCCGAGTTCCGGGGCGTGGCCGCGCACGCCGGCATGAAGCCAGAGGAAGGGCGCAGCGCGATCCTGGCGGCGGCGCGGGCCATCGCCCGGACGCCCCTCGGACGGCTCGACGCCGAGACCACCTGCAACGTCGGGCTGATCGGCGGGGGCAGCGTCCGCAACGCCGTGCCAGCCCTGGCGACGGTGGACGCGGAGGCCCGTTCGCTGGACGATGGCAAGCTCGACCGGGTCCTCAGCGACCTCCGCGAGCACTGGGAGTCGGCGGCCGCCGAGGTCGGCTGCTCGGTGGACATCACGACCAAGCGCGAGTACCGCGCCTACCGTCTGACCGAGGACGATTTCCGAATGACGCTGGCCCGCCAGGGCGCGCAACTGGCCGGCGTGCCGTTCCAGGCCATCGCCACGGGCGGCGGCAGCGACGCCAACACCTTCTCAGAGCTGGGGCTGCCATCGGCGTGCCTCAGCGCGGCCATGCGAAAGCCGCACACGCGCGACGAGCACGTCGCCACCGCCGACCTGAAACGGCTGGCCGACTACCTGCTGGGGATCATCGCAGCGGCCGGCCGGGTGCCAGGGTAG